The following are encoded in a window of Roseimaritima ulvae genomic DNA:
- a CDS encoding NIPSNAP family protein, producing MRLLALFSVVCMALAPLAAADPPQDQSARQYYEVRTYSLGEKGDEAALDKYFRDALLPALQRQGIGPVGVLHDPQAEAADRQLVLILPYDHPNQITAVQRDLDADADYQSAAAEYLNRPADQPAFARLSSELLWAFECMPQLKVPAEVAAGKDRLYELRVYESATERLGALKVDMFNNGEVPIFLDSGIRPVFFGQAIVGPRQPNLTYLTVYENDEVRQAGWKAFLAHPDWATLKATPKYANTVSKIHKQILHAKPYSQL from the coding sequence ATGCGCTTGCTTGCCCTGTTTTCGGTCGTCTGTATGGCTCTCGCTCCGCTGGCCGCTGCCGATCCACCGCAGGATCAGTCCGCTCGCCAGTACTACGAGGTGCGGACTTATTCGCTGGGCGAAAAGGGCGATGAAGCGGCCCTGGACAAGTACTTCCGCGACGCCCTGTTGCCGGCTTTGCAGCGCCAGGGAATCGGACCAGTGGGAGTCCTGCATGATCCGCAAGCCGAGGCGGCCGACCGCCAACTGGTGTTGATTCTGCCCTACGACCATCCCAATCAAATCACCGCCGTGCAGCGTGACCTGGACGCCGACGCGGACTACCAAAGTGCGGCGGCGGAGTATCTCAATCGGCCCGCCGATCAACCGGCCTTTGCCCGCCTCAGCAGCGAACTGTTATGGGCTTTTGAATGTATGCCGCAATTGAAAGTCCCCGCCGAAGTGGCCGCCGGCAAAGACCGCTTGTACGAGCTGCGAGTGTATGAAAGCGCCACCGAACGATTGGGCGCGTTGAAGGTGGACATGTTTAACAACGGCGAGGTCCCGATCTTTCTCGACAGCGGCATCCGCCCAGTGTTTTTCGGACAAGCCATCGTGGGGCCGCGGCAACCCAACCTGACGTATTTAACGGTCTACGAAAACGACGAGGTTCGCCAGGCGGGCTGGAAAGCTTTTCTGGCCCATCCCGATTGGGCGACTCTCAAAGCCACCCCCAAATACGCCAACACCGTCAGCAAAATCCACAAGCAGATCCTGCACGCCAAGCCCTATTCGCAGCTGTAG